A single region of the Salvia splendens isolate huo1 chromosome 18, SspV2, whole genome shotgun sequence genome encodes:
- the LOC121777700 gene encoding serine hydroxymethyltransferase, mitochondrial-like, protein MMLAMAVRRLSSSISKPLKRGGSIYHLSSLPDEAVYDKEKNGVSWPKQLNAPLEVVDPEIADIIEHEKARQWKGLELIPSENFTSVSVMQAVGSVMTNKYSEGYPGARYYGGNEYIDMAETLCQKRALEAFRLDPAKWGVNVQPLSGSPANFHVYTALLKPHDRIMALDLPHGGHLSHGYQTDTKKISAVSIFFETMPYRLNESTGYIDYDQLEKSAVLFRPKLIVAGASAYARLYDYDRIRKVCDKQKAILLADMAHISGLVAAGVIPSPFDYADVVTTTTHKSLRGPRGAMIFYRKGVKEVNKQGKEVLYDYEDKINQAVFPGLQGGPHNHTITGLAVALKQATTPEYKAYQEQVLSNCAKFAQTLTKNGYELVSGGTENHLVLVNLKSKGIDGSRVEKVLEAVHIAANKNTVPGDVSAMVPGGIRMGTPALTSRGFLEEDFAKVAHFFDSAVQLAVKVKAETKGTKLKDFVATLSNPSFQSEIAKLRHDVEEYAKQFPTIGFEKETMKYKN, encoded by the exons ATGATGCTAGCAATGGCTGTGAGGAGGCTTTCCTCCTCCATCTCCAAACCTCTCAAGCGCGGCGGCTCCATCTATCACCTG TCTTCCTTGCCTGATGAAGCTGTCTATGACAAGGAAAAGAACGGTGTCTCG TGGCCTAAGCAGTTGAATGCACCGTTGGAAGTCGTTGATCCCGAGATTGCTGACATTATCGAGCACGAAAAGGCTAGACAATGGAAG GGGCTCGAGCTCATCCCATCCGAAAATTTCACTTCTGTGTCTGTGATGCAAGCGGTTGGTTCGGTTATGACTAACAAGTACAGTGAAGGATATCCCGGTGCAAGATACTATGGAGGAAATGA GTACATTGACATGGCTGAAACGCTATGCCAGAAGCGTGCACTGGAAGCATTCCGGTTGGACCCTGCGAAATGGGGAG TAAACGTGCAGCCTCTATCAGGATCTCCGGCAAACTTTCATGTTTACACTGCTTTACTTAAACCACATGACAGAATTATGGCACTCGATCTTCCTCATGGAGGCCATCTCTCTCACGGTTACCAG ACTGATACTAAGAAGATATCCGCAGTCTCTATATTTTTTGAGACTATGCCATACAGATTGAATGAAAGCACAGGCTACATTGATTATGATCAG TTGGAAAAGAGTGCTGTACTCTTTAGGCCAAAACTCATCGTTGCTGGTGCTAGTGCTTATGCGCGTCTCTATGATTATGACCGCATCAGGAAG GTCTGCGACAAGCAGAAGGCAATTTTGCTGGCTGATATGGCACATATTAGTGGACTAGTTGCAGCTGGAGTCATCCCTTCGCCATTTGACTATGCGGATGTGGTGACAACCACAACCCACAAATCACTTCGTGGACCTCGTGGTGCCATGATTTTCTACAGGAAGGGTGTTAAAGAGGTCAACAAACAAGGGAAAGAG GTGTTGTATGACTATGAAGATAAAATCAACCAAGCTGTTTTTCCCGGACTTCAAGGCGGCCCACACAACCACACAATTACTGGCTTGGCAGTTGCATTGAAACAG GCAACAACACCGGAATACAAAGCTTACCAAGAACAAGTCTTGAGCAACTGTGCAAAGTTTGCTCAG ACTCTCACTAAGAACGGATACGAACTTGTTTCTGGCGGAACAGAGAACCACTTAGTTCTTGTCAACTTGAAAAGCAAG GGCATTGATGGTTCAAGGGTGGAGAAGGTGTTGGAAGCTGTCCATATTGCAGCAAACAAAAACACCGTTCCTGGAGATGTATCCGCTATGGTTCCCGGTGGCATCAGGATGG GTACCCCTGCTCTTACTTCAAGAGGATTCTTAGAGGAGGATTTTGCCAAAGTTGCTCACTTCTTTGATTCTGCTGTGCAATTGGCTGTCAAAGTTAAGGCTGAAACTAAAG GCACAAAACTGAAAGACTTTGTGGCCACACTGTCCAATCCTTCGTTCCAATCGGAGATTGCAAAACTTCGCCACGACGTGGAGGAGTATGCAAAGCAGTTCCCCACAATTGGCTTTGAGAAAGAGACCATGAAGTACAAAAACTAA